In the genome of Podospora pseudocomata strain CBS 415.72m chromosome 7, whole genome shotgun sequence, the window TGTCAACGGCTGCTGGCCCGGCTCGGGCGCCGTGTTGAGCAGCGCGTCCCGAAGCTCGGCCACGTCAATCTGCCCGctatcgtcgtcgtcaaatGCCGAGAAGGCCGATAGGAGCTCGGCGCTGGGCGACAGAGCCGCCAGAGACCCTGCTATCGAGTTCATGAACAAAGCCATCGTCATTGTTTGTGGCGCCGAGGGAGGGAAGAATTGGGTGACCTCTGACGCGTTTGATGGAAGACCTTACACCATTGTTAGATGACTGCCAATTGGACCAATACAACGCAGCCTCTCACCCAATTGGTTCAACATATCCACGACATCCTCCCTATTCACAACACCATCGCTGTCTCTATCCAGAATCTGGAATCCCTCTCGCAACGTTCTGACTTGCGACGGCTGTAATTGAGACATGGCGCTCCCGTGACCTACTGGTCCGGTCTTGGATGCTACAGGTCTGGGAGAAAGGCGAGCTTGTGGAGTTGGCAGTTCGCGACCCGGAGAGGCTCGTGAGGATTTGAAATCTAGCACTGGACTCGGGGGACCTGCTGTCTTTGTTGGCGATGCGGTGGGTGTGGTCTGACGTAGTGTGTTGGGAGATCCTGGCGACACTGGGCGACGGAAAGGTGAAGTCCGGGGCGACCCATAGCCCAGCGGGGATGGTTTGAATGGCATGGCCTGTGTCCTGATGTCAGTGGGTTCAGATCCTGTCCTTGTCCCCACAATCGTCTCCTACCATCGTGATCTTGCAGAGATCTGTATCGACTTATTAGCGGTCAAAAACGCAAGGGGAATAACCACCTCttggtttgttgttttttgaGGGATGCGGTCAGCAATTGCCAACGGAGCAACAAGACGCGCCAATGGCCTTTGTCTGTATCACTAATTTGAACAATAATAACGGCCAGAACAACTCACTTTCGGCGCCTCGAAATCAAGAATATCCCCCGGTCGCTTGTCTGGCTCTGAGTGGGTGATTGATATCGTCACTGGAGATCAACGGTCTAGCCTTGGATGAAAGTTCGATGGCGGGGACAacaaaaagtaaacaaagtgaccagacaaccaccaacagTGTTACATGGCCCGAGCGTTTCTGGAAGAGTAGTGGCAGGGACCCTGGAAAAGATGGTGCGGGGCCATTTTCCAGTGACCTGTTTCTGCTTGCCGCGCGGGCATCTTGTTTCAAGGCCTCCCAAAGACGCATGGGATGTacagggggtgaagggggacCCCTCACCTTTCAGCTGGTCTCTGCGTCGATATCGATAACAGACCCCTGTCAGGAGGCAGGTAAGCTGGAGAGAGGAAGACATCTCAAGAAAAGGTAGACATACACGCAAATGCAGGTTTCGGCAGTCTGCCTTTGCATTGCACAGCGGTAGACACGCGGGCAGCCGCATTAACCCCGGGAGCCAAGATCCAAGCCGTCGAGGGAAAGTCGGAGACCGGAGCCAAGTCACGGTCACCGTTTCCACCGCCCGATACCATACCTTATCCGATATCCAGCAACGCTACTCCGTACCATTAGGATCCTCCCCGACTCAGAATCCTCCTCTTGTTGTTGTAAGACAACACGATAGCACAGGCCCGGCGCCGACCTTTAATAGAAACAATAATAGGTACAGATCCACGACCACAACCGCGGGTCACCCGGTGTCGATCTGTGCTCAGCTACCAACATACAACGGGGTACAGGCGCCAATTCGATGTGATCGAGTTCTCGGATCAATTGACACCACTCCACAAACCGATAGCTTGGATCGGGTCGCAAAGCAGTGTGTACCACCCGCACCCAGGATAGGATACTTGGAAGGATTTCGTGGGAATAAGGGGGCGGCAAACAAAAACCCAACACTCGAGAAATGGCATCGGCCGAACAACCGTTGCCTTATGCCCCGAGAACAAGCAGCATATCCGCGTTTGTAGAGGCCCCCCCCAGCGACTCCCACCGCCGATCATCTTCGTCCGTCCCGACGTCCAAGTTCGCCGCCGACAtgtctcaacctcccccgcgCCCCGCTCGCTCCCCGCTACCCCATGGTTTCAATCCCGCCGACATGGACCGCCTATCCGACCCAAatgtcaaggacaagatCATTTCaaccggcaccaacccctcatcgCAGCACAGCTCTCTCTCGGTGCCCCTTCCAAAAGTACGCCATGACCCGTCTTTGCGCCGGGCGCGCAAGCCGCGCTCTCAATACCCAAGGAGTAGCACCGAGAGCCACGTCGAGTACATCCTGGTCGCTTCGTTCGATATCGATAGGGGGCCGATCATGGAGCACCAGTATCCTGTCGCTATCACTGGAGATGAACATATGCTTGCGGAACTGATGCTTCCGGATCAGGCTCACGTCAGAAATCAGGATTGGACAgttttctttcttcacaAAGATAGCAGccaggaagaggacgatgcTGAACGGCAGGCCAAAGAAAGTAGGCGAGCCCGGAGACGGCGCAGACGGGACCGGGCAAAGGGGATATTACATGAatcggatgatgaggacgacggtggtgaggaggacctggacaatgacgacgacgactgggatgatgatgtgtcAACCGATGAGGAGCca includes:
- a CDS encoding hypothetical protein (COG:Z; EggNog:ENOG503P1UM), whose translation is MAMPFKPSPLGYGSPRTSPFRRPVSPGSPNTLRQTTPTASPTKTAGPPSPVLDFKSSRASPGRELPTPQARLSPRPVASKTGPVGHGSAMSQLQPSQVRTLREGFQILDRDSDGVVNREDVVDMLNQLGLPSNASEVTQFFPPSAPQTMTMALFMNSIAGSLAALSPSAELLSAFSAFDDDDSGQIDVAELRDALLNTAPEPGQQPLTSLDVEKVINGFTSRRAFTKSKTGGGLGKRGEVFRYQDFVNSVVGNNTGSERASEDSEEA